The Sulfurospirillum tamanense DNA segment GAAGCTTATTTATTAAAAGTTCCCTCTCCGCACTTGGTGCTAGCACTGAACAAAGAGCTTCTTTATACCCCTTCAAAATCTGCCATCATGCCCCTTTGGGAAGCAAAAATTAGTAATTTGCATTGGTCGGTTAGAGAGGGCGAATATCCCAAAGCTTGCCAAGAACCATTCATGCCAAAAAGGCTTTTGCAATGAACCGTTTAGGGATTCGATTTAAACTATTCATCTTGGGTTTTTTGGGTGCTTTTATGCTCATGGGCCTAGCTTCGTTGGCTCTTTATATAAATAAAGAAGGGATTAAAAACTTAAACGATGTATTTGATGATACAAAACAAGTCCATACCCTCCAAAGCCGCTATATCGCGCCACTTTTTCGCTTAAGGGAACTTAGTCTTACCCTTGTTATGGCTCCAAATGAAAACTTCAGAAGCCATATTCAAACCTCAATTTCACCATTAATTAGCCATCTTGATAATGCCTTTTCTCAAGCCCCAAATGAGTTAAATGGATTATGGTTGGGCTATAAAAGCCTCCTTGAAACCACAAGAAGCCACATTGGACAAGGGTTTGAAGAAGGGGCATTTATCAACGCAAACACGGCTGAGAGGAAGCAATTTTTTGCCCTTATTGACACGCTCGAACAAAACCAAAATAGACAATTAGAAAAATCTTCTACAACATTTTCAAAAGCCCAGTCTTTGGCGCAAAATAGCAAAAACTTGCTCTATATTGGGGTGATTGTGCTTTTGTTGGTGAGTATTTTTGTAGCCTCATTTATCGCTAGTAATATAATAAATTCTATCGAAATCGTTCAAAAAGGTTTAAAGGATTTTTTCAATTTTCTAAGTCACAAAAGCGATGAACTTCAAAACGAAGGTATTGCCCTTGAGAGTAAAGACGAATTAGGCGCAATGGTAAAGGCAATTAATGCCCAAATTTATCAAATAAAAGCGGATTTATTGCAAGACAGAAAGCTTATCGAAGAAGCTACACAAATAGTTAGTTCTTTAAAAAAAGGCGAAAGAGATTCAAGATTAATTGAACACTCAAACTCAAAAGAGCTTAACACCCTAAAGCTTGTTATGAATGAAATGATGGATGATTTAGAACAAAAAATTCTAAACGAAATTAACCAAAGAACCGACCAAGAAAAACTCCTCATCCAACAATCCAAACTAGCAGGAATGGGCAATATGATAGGCAATATTGCTCACCAATGGAGACAGCCTCTAGCTGAAATCAATGCTATTTTAATCTCTTTGCAAGTGCGTCACATGTATGAGGATTTGGATGGAGAATTTCTAAATAGCCAAATCGAAAAATGCAATAAAATCACCGAATTTATGTCAAACACCATTAGTGATTTTCAAAACTTTTTTAAACCCTCCAAGGAAAAAGAGGAGTTTTGTGTATATGAGGCTTGCCATAAAGCAGCCATGATTTTGCACTCATCCCTAAAACATTATGCCATTGAATTTGAGTTTAATGCGGACAAAACTCAAACCATTCTAGGCTATCCAAACGAATTTTCCCAAGCATTTTTAAATATCCTCTCCAATGCAAAAGATGTTCTCGTTGAACGTCAAACCACAAATCCAAAAATCACAGTAACCATAAAAAGTGGTGAACAATACGTATTGGTCAAGGTTCAAGATAATGGCGGAGGAATTGCAACAGAGAATTTAGAACGAATTTTTGAGCCTTACTTTACAACCAAGCATGCAAAACAAGGTACAGGTATTGGTTTATACATGTGTAAAACTATTATCGAAGGAAATATGGATGGAGTAATACATGCTCAAAATATAGATGATGGAGCATGTATCACTATAAAACTCAAACTCCCCCAATAGTCATTTCTCCTCATAAATCACTCTTTTAAGTAGTCGCTCTTATGCTGTGGCGCAAACTGCTTCGTGCTCTTGATAGTAATTTTTTACCATCTCATAGGCGGTTTGAATTTTTTCAAATTTTTCGCGGTAATGGCGTTCGAGCTCTTTTGAACTATTTTGGTGGCGGTCAGGATGGTAAAGCTTTACAAGAGAAAGGTATTGTTGGCGCACTTTTGTAAAAGAGTCTTGCATGGTGCATCCAAGAGCGGAAAAGTACTCTTCCAGCAACCCTCCCAAAGAGTTAAAAAAGCGGCGCTTGCGGTCAAAGCGTACATGTAAATTTTGGGAAAATGCCGCATAAGCTTGCGCGTCATAAATAAAACTAATAAACCATGCCATGTGTTTTCGTTCATTCATGAGCTTTTCTAAACGCATGCATGTAGCATCATCATTAGGGAAAACAGTGAGCGTATGGGTGCGCATACGGTACTGTACTAAATGGTCTTTGAAATAATTTTTCAAATAGCTCACCAAAAGGCGATTGTTAGTACCAAGGTCAAAGACAATCGCTTGGCCATTATCAAACATCACTGGAATGCGCAGGTTGGGCAAAAGTTGATTTTTTTGCGCCAAAGAAAGCTTGATGACTTTTGTGCAATGGGCTTCTTGGAGGGTTTTTAGGGTGTTGGTACAAGGAAGAGGGTGGGTATTTTTGTACAGTTTGGCTACCAGTTTTAAGAAGTAGCGACGTTGGTGCAACTCTTCTTCTTTGGCAAAGATGATTACCTTGTCTTTGCGCCCTATGCGATGAGGGAAATGTTGGTCAATAATGTGCTGTAGGCGATAATAGACTTCACTCTCTTTGACGGTAATGGCGACCATTTCTGGCGTAAAGGACAGTTGCATAGGATAGCCTCCTTTGGTTGTGCCAAAGAAAGCAAAAAGAGTTCCATTCTTAACGCCAAAAGGGTTCTTGATTTAAAGAAGGCAGTCCTTGGAGGATTTGATAGGGCGTGTACTCACCTTTGTAGCGCAAGCTTTGGCACTCTTTGACGTAATAGCCCAAGTACACCCAACGTAAGTGGTGGCGTTGGCATAAAAGGATTTGCTGGTACAAAGAATAACGTCCTAAAGAGAGATGGGCAAAATCAGGGTCGTAGAAAAAATAGATAGAAGAGAGACCATCCTCTAGGATGTCTACCAAATCCACCCCAACAAGTTTCTGGTCTACAAAATAGAGAATTTCGTGCCCAAAAGTACCATGTCCTGCCACATAAAGCTCATAATAACTTTGGGCAGAGAGGTGGTAGTGCTTCCACCCGCGTTTTTCTTTCATGAGCGCATGGTAGCGGTTGTACAAATCAAGGTGTTGGGCCGTCACTGAGGGTGGACGAATGTAGATGCGCGTGGAGGCATTTTTGCGAAAGACGCGCTTTGCATTTTTGCTAAATTCAAACTTTTGGGCATCAATGCGCAAGCTCAAACACGCCTCGCACCCTGCGCATTGAGGTCTGGAGTAGTACTCGCCAAAGCGCCGCCAACCGCGCTGGGTAAGGGCGGAGGAGAGGGCAGCATTAGCCCCTTTGATGAACTTGTATTGCATCCTTGTGTTTTGATTTGGCAAGTAGGCACAGGTTGTCTCAAGGGTAGAAAAATCAACCGTACTTGTAAGGTTCACAAAAAACCCTAGCGTTTTTTGACGTCAGTGTTTTGCATGTACTCTAAAAACTCATCTTTTAAGCGTGTTTCACGCTCCTTTTTGTCTTCGACTTTTTTGAGGGCTTTTTCTTCTTGGGCGAGTTTTGTTTTTAATTCTTTGAGTTCATCAAGGAGTAGTGGTGGCATTGTTTTTCCTTACATGTAACGGTTTTTTAGGTGTGGGGCTTGAGTTCGCTGGCCACGTTGGCGGCTTCTTTGAGCCGTTCGTTGTCAAAATGGGTGTAAATGCGCGACGTGTTGAGGCTCGCGTGCCCAAGGGCTTCTTGCACCAAAACGATGTCTTTGCGTTTGCGGTAGAGCAGGGTGGCGAAGGTGTGGCGGAGCATGTGTGCCCCGTTTTTGGCCTTGCGGATGCCTGCTTGAAAGAGCACTTGTTCGACGATGCGACTGACGTACGCTTGCGTCATCATAGCACCTTTTCGATTACAAAAAAGTAAACCTTCTTTGCAGGGCGTGGACTTAATCACTTCGGCCAAATGGTGGCGAATGAGGTGCTGTTTGATCATCACCACGCGGTATTTGTTGCCTTTGCCACGGATGCGTAAGACGAAGCAATCGTGCTCTTGGGTAATCTCCCGCACCTTTACATGTAAGGCTTCTGAGACGCGGATGCCTGTGTAAGCGATGAGCTTTAAAATGAGGCGGTTGCGTTCACCGTTGGTCTTAAACGCGGCGGTGTCGATGGCGTTTAAAAAGCGTTCTACTTCCTCTTCATTCATAAACTCAGGCAGTTTTTCCCCGCGCGACCCGCTCACGCCTCTCCAGTTTTTGAGCCCAATATCAAAGACGTGCGAAGTGCCCTCATCCTCATTTTGGCGGTCAAGGTAGCCAAAAAAGCCTAGCATGGCGATGCGGTAATTTTTCTTAGTGGCATCACTCAAGCCTCCTGTGGCACTAGCCAAAAAGTCCGCGATGAGTTCTTCGTCGATTTGTTTGAGGGAGTAGAGGCGGTGGTAGCCCAAAAGCTCTACCATTTTCTTTAAAGGGTTGAAATAGGTGTTGATACCAGTGAGTCCTGCGTTGCGCGCTTTTTTGACCAACGTGTCCAGTTCGTCTAAGCTAGAAGCGCCTTTGGTGAGGGCAAAGGTAACCTGAGAGAGGGCCTTGGGGTCTTTGAGCTCTTTGTTAGAGAGGGAGTTGAGTTTGTATTTGACAAAACGGCTTAGCCAGAAGAGTAGGGATTTTTCAACGTTTTCTTCACAGTCGAGGGGAAACTTCATGGAACCTCCTGTTTTTACTTTTAAATACGCTTTTAGAGCAAAGCTCCAAAAGCTACGCTAACGCTAAGTTCTGCTCAGCGCAGGGCTCGCGCATCCTTGATGCTTAGAATTCTTTCAAAACGTATTTTGTAAAAAAAGAAGTATAGCATAGCTTTGAAAACTGGAAAATTAACTAAAAAGTGCAAAAGCCTAAGTTTAGGGGTTTGAAAAAGGTAAAATACGCATAATAATCGTATTTTGTATTGAAAACTGTAATTTTCAAACTATTTTTAATTCTCTCTTTTCTTCCCTTTCACAGTACCACGCCACTTGCGATGGGATGGCTTTTAGCGTACGTTTTACCTTTTGGAAAGTTGGAATTTATCCATACGATTTTGTGCATGCGGATGCAAAAGAAAATGTGTTAAAAACTTTGTATGAAGCTAAGGGAGAAAAAGCTTTACATGTAAGGCCCTGTTGGGCTAAAAAGCTTTACATGTAAAGAAAAAAGGAGGAATGTTATTTTGCGGTGTAAAAGGGGGAGTTGTTAGGTTTTTTTAGGGTAATCAAAGAAAAGCACATGGGCGCACCCCTCCCCTGCTTCGCTAAAAGTCTCGGGCTTAAATTCAAGTCCTACGATACCGCAGGTGGGGATGTTGCCAAAAATCGCATCGGCAAGAAGCTCGCAAGCTAGTGTGATCTCGGGATTATGTCCGATGATGGCCACATGTTTCACTTCTAGCGGGAGTGCTCGAATGAGTTCGAGATAGGTTTCAAAACTGCTTTCATAAAGTTTGGGTTCAAAAACAACGGTTTTTTCTTTGATGTCTAGTTCTTGCATGATGATTTGCGCTGTTTTTTTAGTGCGAAGGGCGGGTGAGCAAAGAATGAGGTCGGGTTTGACTTTGTGGTGTTTGAGGCGCTTTGCCATGACGGGTGCGTCGGTTTTGCCACGCTTATTGAGTGGTCTATCAAAATCGCTTAATAAAGGGTCTTTCCAGCTAGATTTTGCATGCCGAATGAAGTAAAGTGTTTTCATTTGGGTATGATACCACACCCTACCCTTATGTGTTGCTTTTGGCTCCAAATGTCGTTACAATTTTTATTCAAATACAAAGCGTGTTTTTTAAAGTATTGAATCTTTAAAGGGAGGGTGTCGCATGGACTTTTTACCCTGGAAAGAGAGTGTGGCGTACAACATTGGCGCGGAACTTGAAGTGCGATTGCACGAAGAGGGCGACATGCACCTCATAAGCGCCGCAACACTCGTGCTAGACGCCCTACCCTTGGACGTTTTGCCCTGTGTGCACCCTGAGTATTTGGCTTCACTGTTGGCGCTTAAGACGCCTTTGTGCGCTTCGGCGCTACATGTAAGGGAAGCTTTGGAGGATTTGGCCCAAAAAACGGTAAAATGCGCCGCATCTCTTGGGGCTGTCGTGGCCACCTCGGGCGTGCACGCCCTGCCCTGTGATGATACACGCCAAATAGGTGCTTTGCGCGATGATGCTTTGGCTTGCGAATATGGGATTTTGTTGCGTAAATTCACCATTTGTGGTTTGCATCTTCAGGTTTCTTTGCCCAGTTCTGATGACGCCCTTCGCGCGTACAATGTTGCCCTAGAGCACCTTCCTGTATTTATCGCCCTTGGGGCGAATTCTGCCTTTTTTGATGGAGAAGAAACGGGGCTTTTGGGGTATCGGAGCAAATTGTTTGAGCAGCTGCCCCTGGCAGGCATGCCCGATTATTTTGAAGAATACTATGAAATGGGCGAACTTTACCGCGCCCTTTTTGCTTCTCAGAGCATTGGGTGTTTAGAAGATGTCAAGTGGGAAGTACGCCTCAATCCTCTTCTTGGCGCCCTTGAAATGCGCGCGTGTGATGCGAGCAACGATTTTATGCGGATTGAGCTTTTGGGCGTCTTGTTTCAGGCATTGTGTGTGTATGCCCAGCATCAAGGCGCCCAGTGGTTTTTTCGGCAGATATTGGAACAAAACCGTTGGAATGCCATTCGGTACGGGCTAGAGGGGGCATTTCAGACAAAAAATGATGTCCAAACCTTGCGCGTTTACGCAAGAACATGGATTAAAGAGATGGAGCGGCTAGGGATTTTTGCCAAGCTTGGCACCCAAGCCTACGTGCCAAAGTTGCTGTTGCTACTAGAGCACCCTACGCCTGCCCATTTACAAAAAGAGTGCTTTGAAAAACACCGCTGTTTGAGTGAAGTGGAGCGGTTGGGATTATTTTAAGGAGTGATGGCTTTTAATGTGGAATGAATCAGTAAAACCTTATGTGTTTTTGGTGTTGTGTGTGTTGTTTTGGTCGGGAAATTTTATCTTGGGGCGGTTTATTCACGAGGACATAGAGCCTGTGCAGTTGGCCATGTACCGCTGGCTGGGGGTTCTCATCCTCCTCTTACCTTATCTAATGCGACAACGCAGGGCGGTTTGGGGAGCGCTCAAGGGGCATTTTTGGATGCTGTTGCTTTTGAGTTTTTTGGGGGTGACTTCCTTTAATACCGTGCTTTACGTGGGCCTTCAAGACACCACAGCGACCAATGCGCTACTCATCAATTCCGCGACGCCCATTACCATTGTCTTGCTCTCAGTTCTTATTTTGAAAAGCAAAGTACGGCCTCTTCAGGTGGCGGGCATTTTGTTTTCTATGGTGGGTGTGGTGCACTTGGCGTTGCATGGAGAGTGGGAGCGCCTTGCTACGCTCTCTTTTGGCAAAGGTGACATTTGGGTCATCGTGGCTTCGTCTATGTGGGCGTTGTATTCGGTGCTTTTGCGCTTTCGTCCGGCGGGGTTTAGCGGGTATTTTGCTACATCGGTGTTGCTAGGAAGTCTCATGCTTTATGGGGTGTTTTGGCAGATGGGGTATGGGCTTTTGGATGTGTTTAGTTTCAGCCTTAATGCCAAGCTTGTCATTGCCTACACGGTGGTGTTTCCCTCGTTTTTGTCGTATCACTTTTGGCATTATGGCATCGCGAACATTGGGCCTGAAAAGAGTGGGCAATTTGTCCACCTCATGCCCGTGTTTGGGTCGATTTTGGCCTTTTTCTTTTTAGGAGAACGCTTTTACATGTACCATCTTGGAGGTGTGGCACTCATCGGGGTGGGGATTTACCTCTCGCTCTTTTTGGGAAAGGCTAAAGCATGAGTGCTTCTTTCCCCTGCCCTTGCGGTAGCAAAATCCCTTACGCGCAGTGTTGCGAGCCTTTTCATGTGCAGGGCAAGGCGCCAACGGCCGAGATGCTCATGCGTTCACGCTATAGCGCTTTCGCGTTAAACCTCGTGGACTACCTCGTGGACACAACACACCCTGATGGGCGCACCAAAAGCCTCAAAGAAGAGATACGCCTTACATGTAAACGTTTAGTGTGGACGGGACTAGAGGTGTTAAGCGTCTGGCAAGGGGGCGAGCGCGACAAAGTAGGCAAGGTTGTGTTTCGTGCCAGTTACGTGCAGGAGGGCAAAGAGGGCATCCACGAAGAGCATTCGCGCTTTAAACGTTATAAAGGGGCGTGGATGTACGTGGATGGAGAGGTAAAATGAAAATTTACATGCGATTGACTCTTGGCTGTGTGATGCTTGCCCTTGGAGTGGTGGGATTTTTTGTGCCCAATCAGCTCCTCACAGGTGGCACAGCGGGTGTTGCCTTGCTCTTGCACTACGCAAGCGGGATGAGCGTGGGCACGTGGATGGTGCTCATTAATGTGCCGTTGTTGCTGTTGGGATTTCGGTACTTTGGGCGCGGGTATGTAGTGCGTAGCATTGTGGTGATTGGCCTAGTCTCTGTTCTTATCGATGTGTTGGCCAAGGTCGTGCACATGCCCCCTTTTGTGGTGGATACGCCCCTTGGCGCGTTGTTTGGCGGTGTGTTTATTGGGGTGGGGCTTGGACTGATTATTAAGAGTAAAACGTCTGCAGGTGGGACGACCATCATCGCGCAGATTGTGGCGAGCAAAACAGAGCTTAAGGCAGGACAAGTACTACTCATTTTGGACGCAGTGGTGTTGTGCGCGTCGTTATTTGTATTCGAAGACCGTGCCAAAGTGTTGTGGAGTGTGGTGAGTATTTATGTGACCTCGCGCATTGTAGACACCTTGCTCACGGGGCGACTGGATAAAAAAGTAGTCCATTTGGTGACAGACAAGGTCGAGGAGTTTACCAAAACCATCCGCGAAGAGCTCGGCCAACACGGCACCATCATCCAAGGCGATGGGCTGTATGGCGAGCACAAAAAAATCATTCTCATCGTCGTCGAGGTGGGTAAATTGCAATTTTTGCGCGAATTGGTACGCAAGCACGACCCTGGGGCGTTTATGATTATCACCGAAGCAACAGAGATGTTGGGGCGCGGGGATTAGCCTATTTCAACTCTGTTTCTTCCATTTTTTTTAGCCTTATAAAGCGCATCATCGGCTCTTTTTATGAGGTCTTTAATGTCTTCGTTTTTGTTGTAAACAGACACCCCAAAACTTGCAGTTTTTGGTTCACCCGATGAAAAGGAGTAAGAGGCTATTTGCTCTTTCATGCTATCGGCTAGGGCGGTTGCGCCTTTTAAGTCGGTTTGAGCGCATATGACCATAAACTCTTCTCCACCCCATCTGCCAACAATGTCTGTTTTTCTTGAGTTTGATTTCAAAATCTCTGCAAACTCTTTTAGAACAATGTCTCCCATCTGGTGTCCGTGCGCATCATTGACACTTTTAAAATGATCTATATCTACCATGATTACAGCAAATGTATGCAGAAACCTTTTTGACCGATTTGCTTCTTCTTTGAGTACTTCATCTAGTTTGTTTCTATTGTAGAGTTGTGTTAGGTTGTCGGTTATGGATAGCTCTTCAAGTTTTTTGTTTAGTGCTTTTATGGACCTATTTTTGTAAAGCACAACGCTAAGAATAGCTAAAAAGAATAAACTGATATAGATGAGCTTTCTGTAATCAAAAGCTTGCTCTATTGTGATAGAAACCCACTTTCCAACGATGCTTCTTATCTCTTCCTCTCCAATCTCTTTTAATGCTTTTTGCATGATGGAGTTTAAAAGTGGTTCATCTTTTCTTGAGGCGATGCCAAATTCTGCGTCAAATTCCAGCTTGCCTGCAACTTTTAAATCAAACAACCCCTCTTTTTGAATTGTGTAAGCGATTGAGGGAAGGATGTCA contains these protein-coding regions:
- a CDS encoding sensor histidine kinase → MNRLGIRFKLFILGFLGAFMLMGLASLALYINKEGIKNLNDVFDDTKQVHTLQSRYIAPLFRLRELSLTLVMAPNENFRSHIQTSISPLISHLDNAFSQAPNELNGLWLGYKSLLETTRSHIGQGFEEGAFINANTAERKQFFALIDTLEQNQNRQLEKSSTTFSKAQSLAQNSKNLLYIGVIVLLLVSIFVASFIASNIINSIEIVQKGLKDFFNFLSHKSDELQNEGIALESKDELGAMVKAINAQIYQIKADLLQDRKLIEEATQIVSSLKKGERDSRLIEHSNSKELNTLKLVMNEMMDDLEQKILNEINQRTDQEKLLIQQSKLAGMGNMIGNIAHQWRQPLAEINAILISLQVRHMYEDLDGEFLNSQIEKCNKITEFMSNTISDFQNFFKPSKEKEEFCVYEACHKAAMILHSSLKHYAIEFEFNADKTQTILGYPNEFSQAFLNILSNAKDVLVERQTTNPKITVTIKSGEQYVLVKVQDNGGGIATENLERIFEPYFTTKHAKQGTGIGLYMCKTIIEGNMDGVIHAQNIDDGACITIKLKLPQ
- a CDS encoding J domain-containing protein, giving the protein MQLSFTPEMVAITVKESEVYYRLQHIIDQHFPHRIGRKDKVIIFAKEEELHQRRYFLKLVAKLYKNTHPLPCTNTLKTLQEAHCTKVIKLSLAQKNQLLPNLRIPVMFDNGQAIVFDLGTNNRLLVSYLKNYFKDHLVQYRMRTHTLTVFPNDDATCMRLEKLMNERKHMAWFISFIYDAQAYAAFSQNLHVRFDRKRRFFNSLGGLLEEYFSALGCTMQDSFTKVRQQYLSLVKLYHPDRHQNSSKELERHYREKFEKIQTAYEMVKNYYQEHEAVCATA
- a CDS encoding arginyltransferase, yielding MNLTSTVDFSTLETTCAYLPNQNTRMQYKFIKGANAALSSALTQRGWRRFGEYYSRPQCAGCEACLSLRIDAQKFEFSKNAKRVFRKNASTRIYIRPPSVTAQHLDLYNRYHALMKEKRGWKHYHLSAQSYYELYVAGHGTFGHEILYFVDQKLVGVDLVDILEDGLSSIYFFYDPDFAHLSLGRYSLYQQILLCQRHHLRWVYLGYYVKECQSLRYKGEYTPYQILQGLPSLNQEPFWR
- a CDS encoding tyrosine-type recombinase/integrase is translated as MKFPLDCEENVEKSLLFWLSRFVKYKLNSLSNKELKDPKALSQVTFALTKGASSLDELDTLVKKARNAGLTGINTYFNPLKKMVELLGYHRLYSLKQIDEELIADFLASATGGLSDATKKNYRIAMLGFFGYLDRQNEDEGTSHVFDIGLKNWRGVSGSRGEKLPEFMNEEEVERFLNAIDTAAFKTNGERNRLILKLIAYTGIRVSEALHVKVREITQEHDCFVLRIRGKGNKYRVVMIKQHLIRHHLAEVIKSTPCKEGLLFCNRKGAMMTQAYVSRIVEQVLFQAGIRKAKNGAHMLRHTFATLLYRKRKDIVLVQEALGHASLNTSRIYTHFDNERLKEAANVASELKPHT
- a CDS encoding SixA phosphatase family protein, coding for MKTLYFIRHAKSSWKDPLLSDFDRPLNKRGKTDAPVMAKRLKHHKVKPDLILCSPALRTKKTAQIIMQELDIKEKTVVFEPKLYESSFETYLELIRALPLEVKHVAIIGHNPEITLACELLADAIFGNIPTCGIVGLEFKPETFSEAGEGCAHVLFFDYPKKT
- a CDS encoding carboxylate-amine ligase, with the protein product MDFLPWKESVAYNIGAELEVRLHEEGDMHLISAATLVLDALPLDVLPCVHPEYLASLLALKTPLCASALHVREALEDLAQKTVKCAASLGAVVATSGVHALPCDDTRQIGALRDDALACEYGILLRKFTICGLHLQVSLPSSDDALRAYNVALEHLPVFIALGANSAFFDGEETGLLGYRSKLFEQLPLAGMPDYFEEYYEMGELYRALFASQSIGCLEDVKWEVRLNPLLGALEMRACDASNDFMRIELLGVLFQALCVYAQHQGAQWFFRQILEQNRWNAIRYGLEGAFQTKNDVQTLRVYARTWIKEMERLGIFAKLGTQAYVPKLLLLLEHPTPAHLQKECFEKHRCLSEVERLGLF
- a CDS encoding DMT family transporter, whose amino-acid sequence is MWNESVKPYVFLVLCVLFWSGNFILGRFIHEDIEPVQLAMYRWLGVLILLLPYLMRQRRAVWGALKGHFWMLLLLSFLGVTSFNTVLYVGLQDTTATNALLINSATPITIVLLSVLILKSKVRPLQVAGILFSMVGVVHLALHGEWERLATLSFGKGDIWVIVASSMWALYSVLLRFRPAGFSGYFATSVLLGSLMLYGVFWQMGYGLLDVFSFSLNAKLVIAYTVVFPSFLSYHFWHYGIANIGPEKSGQFVHLMPVFGSILAFFFLGERFYMYHLGGVALIGVGIYLSLFLGKAKA
- a CDS encoding YchJ family protein, with protein sequence MSASFPCPCGSKIPYAQCCEPFHVQGKAPTAEMLMRSRYSAFALNLVDYLVDTTHPDGRTKSLKEEIRLTCKRLVWTGLEVLSVWQGGERDKVGKVVFRASYVQEGKEGIHEEHSRFKRYKGAWMYVDGEVK
- a CDS encoding YitT family protein; this encodes MKIYMRLTLGCVMLALGVVGFFVPNQLLTGGTAGVALLLHYASGMSVGTWMVLINVPLLLLGFRYFGRGYVVRSIVVIGLVSVLIDVLAKVVHMPPFVVDTPLGALFGGVFIGVGLGLIIKSKTSAGGTTIIAQIVASKTELKAGQVLLILDAVVLCASLFVFEDRAKVLWSVVSIYVTSRIVDTLLTGRLDKKVVHLVTDKVEEFTKTIREELGQHGTIIQGDGLYGEHKKIILIVVEVGKLQFLRELVRKHDPGAFMIITEATEMLGRGD